The DNA sequence GCTGGCCGCGCTGCGCGCCGAACTCGACGAGCTCAAGACGCCCCGGACGTGTCTGGTGGTCCCGGAACTCCCGCTCACCCGCAACGGCAAGGTCGACCGGGCCGACCTGCACCGGCAGTGGTCGGCGGCGGCCCATGCCTGACCTCGCGGCACTGTTCTCGGCGGCGGATCCGCCGCCGACCCCGGCGTACGTCTACGACCTCGACGAACTCGACCGGTCGCACGCCGCCCTGCGGGCCGCGCTGCCCGCCGGCGGCGAACTGTTCTATTCGCTGAAGGCCAACCCGCATCCGGCGGTGGTCGGCGCGCTGGTCGGCGCGGGCTGCCGCGCCGAGGTGTGTTCGCCCGGCGAGCTGCGGGCCGCCCTGGAGGCCGGCGCCGATCCGGCCGGGATGCTCTACACCGGGCCGGGCAAGCGCGACGTCGACGTCGCGGAGGCGATCGAGGCCGGGGTCGGGTTCTTCTCCGTCGACTCGCCGTACGGGCTGGACCAGCTGGACCGGATCGCCCGCCGGTACGCGACGCCGGTACGGGCGCTGGTGCGGGTCAACGACGACAGCCCGGCCCCCGGCCAGGGGCTGACGATGACCGGGGTGGCGTCGCAGTTCGGCGCCGACGTCCGGTGGGTGCGCAAGGAGCCGGAGCTGTTCGCGGCGCGTGCGTACGTGCGCCCGGTCGGCTTCCACCTCTACATGGGCAGCAACATCGCCGCCGAGGACGCGCTGTACGCCCAGTTCGCGCAGTCGGTGGCGACCGCGGTGGAGCTGGCCGGGGCGACCGGTGTCGAGCCGGAGGTGCTCGACCTCGGCGGCGGGTTCGGGGTGCCGTTCGCGCGGGCCGGCGGCCGGCCCGACCTCACCGGCCTCGCGGACCGGCTGACCGCGTTGCTGACCGACGCCTTCCCCGGCTGGCCCGACCGCGGGCCGGCGGTCGCCTTCGAGTCCGGCCGCTACCTGGTCGGCACCTGCGGGACCCTGGTCACCCGGGTCCTCGACGTCAAGCGGTCGCAGGACGCGACGGTCGTGATCCTCGAGTCCGGGATTAACCACCTCGGCGGCATGTCCGGGCTGCGCCGGCTGCCGCCGATCGTGCCGGACCTCGTCGCGGTCGACGGCGCGACCGGCGAACCGGTCCCGGCGACGATGGTCACCGGCCCGCTCTGCACGCCGCTGGACACCTGGGCCCGGGCCGCGACGCTGCCGCCGCCGCGACCCGGCCAACTCGTCGCCGTGCCCAACGTGGGCGCCTACGGCCTCTACGCCAG is a window from the Polymorphospora rubra genome containing:
- a CDS encoding type III PLP-dependent enzyme is translated as MPDLAALFSAADPPPTPAYVYDLDELDRSHAALRAALPAGGELFYSLKANPHPAVVGALVGAGCRAEVCSPGELRAALEAGADPAGMLYTGPGKRDVDVAEAIEAGVGFFSVDSPYGLDQLDRIARRYATPVRALVRVNDDSPAPGQGLTMTGVASQFGADVRWVRKEPELFAARAYVRPVGFHLYMGSNIAAEDALYAQFAQSVATAVELAGATGVEPEVLDLGGGFGVPFARAGGRPDLTGLADRLTALLTDAFPGWPDRGPAVAFESGRYLVGTCGTLVTRVLDVKRSQDATVVILESGINHLGGMSGLRRLPPIVPDLVAVDGATGEPVPATMVTGPLCTPLDTWARAATLPPPRPGQLVAVPNVGAYGLYASLVAFLGHPAPVEVTIAGGRVTGMTRLALTRNVVTGTNRG